DNA from Planctomycetota bacterium:
CAACGCGCGGACCGTTCATCTCCCCTCGGGGGGCTCCATCGTCATCGAGCGGGCCGAGGGGATGACGGCGATCGACGTGAACTCCGGGCGCCTCGTGCGGGAGGCGAATCCCGAGGATCTGGCCCTCAAGACCAACCTCGAGGCGGCGCGCGAGATTTTCCGGCAGCTCCGCCTGCGCGACCTGGGCGGGATCATCGTGATCGACTTCATCGACATGAAGATGGAGCGCCACAAGCGGGAGCTCGAGGAGCTGGCCCGCCGGGAGGCCCGCAAGGACCGCTCGCAGATGGTGATCCTGCCGCTGTCGCAGTTCTGCCTGCTGCAGATCGCGCGGCAGAAGATCCGGCCGAGCCTCGACGTCGTCTCCCACGAGCCCTGCCCCACCTGCGGCGGAACGGGCGTGGTCAAGAACACCGAGTCCGTGGCGCTCGAGGTTCTCCGGGCGCTCAAGTCCACCCTGGACCGCGGGGACATCGCCGTGGTCGAAGCCCGGGTGAGCCCGGACGTGGCGGGCTACCTCAAGGAGCGCATGGAGGACCTTCAGAAGCTCGAGGAGCGGCACCGCAAGCGGATTCATCTGACGGCCACGCGGGAACTGGCCTCGAACCGCGTGGAGTTCTCCTGCTACAACGCCGCGGGAGAAAAGGTCGTGGATTTCGTGCGCTGAGGCGGCGGGCCGGCGCCCCGAAAAAACTTGCCCCGGCCGGGGCCTTCTGATATAAGGATCCCCCCATGTACGCGATCTTCAAGAACGGCGGGCGGCAGTATCGCGCCGAGAAGGGGCAGACGCTGGAGCTCGACCGCCAGGGCCCCGCGGAGGGGGAGCGGATCGAGTTCACGGAGGTGGTGCTCCTGCACGACGGCCAGAAGGCCCGGATCGGCGCGCCTCTGGTGGCCGGCGCCAAGGTCCTGGCCGAGGTCGTCCGGAACTTCAAGGGCGAGAAGATCCGCGTCTTCAAGTACCGCCGCCGCGAAGGCTACCACCGCACCCGCGGGCATCGCTCGCGGAAGACCCTCGTCAAGATCACCGACATCGTGGCCCCGTAACGGGCCGGGCGGCCGCTCGGGCGCCCGGCGTCCCTCCCCATGTTCCGCGACGAAGTCACCGTTCGGATGAAGGGGGGCGACGGCGGAGCCGGCTGCGTCTCCTTCCTTCGCGAGAAGTACCGTCCCAAGCTGGGCCCCGACGGGGGCGACGGCGGCAAGGGGGGCGACGTCGTCCTCGAGGCGGACGAGAACTACAACACCCTCTACCATCTCATCCATATTCCCCGGTTCGTCGCGCAGAACGGGGAGCCCGGCCGGGGTCGCAACCAGAGCGGCAAGAAGGGACGCGACCTCGTGATCAAGGTCCCCGTGGGAACCCTGGTTCGGGACGCCGATCGCGGGGTGGTGCTCAAGGATCTCCGGCGCCACGGGGAGCGGATCGTGCTTTGCCGCGGCGGCAAAGGGGGGCGCGGGAACCAGCACTTCGCCACGCCCACGCATCAGGCTCCCCGCCGCGCGGAGCCCGGCCGGCCCGGGGAGGAGCGCCGCGTGCGGCTGGAACTCAAGATGATCGCCGACGTGGGGCTCGTGGGTCTTCCCAACGCGGGGAAATCGACGCTTCTGTCGCGCCTGTCGGCCGCCCGTCCCAAGATCGCCGACTATCCCTTCACCACGCTCGTTCCGAACCTCGGGATTCTGAAGGGCGACGACTTCCGGACCCTCGTCGTGGCGGACCTTCCGGGCATCATCGAGGGAGCCCATGAAGGGAAGGGCCTGGGAGACCGGTTCCTGCGGCACATCGAGCGCACGCGCCTGATCGTCCACCTCGTGGACGTCTCGCCGCAGGCGCTTCGCCCGCCCGTGGACGCCTACCGGACGGTGCGGCGGGAGCTGGAGGGGTACAGCCCCGCCCTGGCGGCCAAGCCCGAGGTCGTCGTGGCGACCAAGATCGATCTCCCCGGGGCGCGGGAGAACGCCGAGGCGCTTCGCCGCGCTCTCGGAGAGAAGCGGCGGGTGCTGGAGATTTCCGCGGCGACGGGGAAAGGGCTTCGGGAGCTGGCGGGGGAACTTTTCCGCGTCCTGGCCTCGGAGCGTGGTATAGAATAGGCGGCGTCGGGGCAGGGGGCCCGTTGGAGGACGCGGAATGGAACTGGCCAGGATCTTCGCGGCGATGGTCAAGGAAGAGGCGTCGGACCTCTTCCTCAAGGTGGGCGTTCCTCCCGCCATGCGCGTCGTCGGCCGGGTGGTGTCCATGTCCGCCCCGCCGCTCACCGAAGAAAACATGATGGAGATCTACAACGAAGTCTGCGACGACTTCGCCAAGAAGAAGTTCGCCGAGAAGGGCGAGGTGGACGTCTCCTACGAAATCTACGGCGTGGGGCGCTTCCGGGCCAACGTCTTCCGCCAGCGCGGCTACATCGGCATGGTCTTCCGGCACATCCATTCGAAAATTCCGACGCTGGAGGAGCTCAATCTGCCGGCCGAGGCGCTGCGCCGCCTGGCGCTCCTGCCGCGCGGACTGATTCTCGTGACGGGAACGGCCGGCTCCGGAAAATCCACCACCATCGCCGCGATGATCGATTACATCAACCAGACCGAGGAACGGCACATCATCACGATCGAAGACCCGATCGAGTTCACCTTCACCGACAAGAAGTGCGTCATCGAGCAGCGGGAAATCGGTCAGGACACGGACTCCTTCGTCTCCGCCCTCAAGCACGCCGTGCGCCAGTCGCCCGACGTCCTCTTCATCGGCGAGATGCGGGACCTCGAAACCATGGAGGCCGCCATCCACGCGGCCGAGACCGGACACCTCGTCTTCTCGACGCTGCACTCCCTGAACGCCATGCAGACGGTGGACCGGATCATCAACTTCTTCCCCCCTCACCAGCACGCCTTCCTCCAGCTTCAGCTTTCGATGCTGCTGCAGGGGGTGATTTCCCAGAGGCTCCTGCCCACCAAGGACGGCGCCGCCCGGATGCCGGCGGTGGAGCTCATGACCTCCACCCCCACCATCCAGGAACTTCTCCTGCACGGGAAAACCCGGGAGCTGTACAAGGCGTTAAAAGACGGAAGCTATTACGGATGCATGACCTTCAACCAGTCGCTCAAATCGCTCCTGGAGCGCGACCTCATCACGCTGGAGGACGCGCTCAGCGCCGCCGACAGTCCGGACGAACTCAAGCTCGAGCTGCGCGGCATCTCCAAGGACGCGCAGCGCCACTTCGGCGGCGGGGGGGGCGGATTCGGGCGGCGGTGACGGAGCCCCCGGGACGCCCATGAACGACGTCAAGCTGCTCAACGGCCTTCTCTGGGCGCTCAACGGCCTGCTCGGGCTGGGAATCGCCGCGTTCGCCTGGTTCTTTCTTCTCACGCCGGCGCGCGGGAACCTCGACGGCGTCGTCTTTCAGGACGAAGCCCCCCGCGCGGAGGTCGTGCGCCCCGCGGGGCCCGGGGACGGAGTGCTGCGGTCCCTTCCGAATCCGCTGGAGCCTCGGGCCAGGGGAGCCGGGCCCGCCGCTCCCACCTTCCGCGCCGTCCTCAAGGGAACGCTGCCGACCGAGAAGGATCCCCGCCAGGCCGTGGCGTTCATCAAGTCCCCGACGCGGAACGTGGACCTGGTGGCCTACGTGGGGGAGCCGATCCTGCACGACGGGCAGCCCTTCGAAGAGTATCGGGGCTGGACGCTCGTCGAGGTGACCAAGGACACGGCCACGTTCACGAACGGGACCCTGCG
Protein-coding regions in this window:
- the obgE gene encoding GTPase ObgE is translated as MFRDEVTVRMKGGDGGAGCVSFLREKYRPKLGPDGGDGGKGGDVVLEADENYNTLYHLIHIPRFVAQNGEPGRGRNQSGKKGRDLVIKVPVGTLVRDADRGVVLKDLRRHGERIVLCRGGKGGRGNQHFATPTHQAPRRAEPGRPGEERRVRLELKMIADVGLVGLPNAGKSTLLSRLSAARPKIADYPFTTLVPNLGILKGDDFRTLVVADLPGIIEGAHEGKGLGDRFLRHIERTRLIVHLVDVSPQALRPPVDAYRTVRRELEGYSPALAAKPEVVVATKIDLPGARENAEALRRALGEKRRVLEISAATGKGLRELAGELFRVLASERGIE
- the rplU gene encoding 50S ribosomal protein L21, yielding MYAIFKNGGRQYRAEKGQTLELDRQGPAEGERIEFTEVVLLHDGQKARIGAPLVAGAKVLAEVVRNFKGEKIRVFKYRRREGYHRTRGHRSRKTLVKITDIVAP
- a CDS encoding type IV pilus twitching motility protein PilT, giving the protein MELARIFAAMVKEEASDLFLKVGVPPAMRVVGRVVSMSAPPLTEENMMEIYNEVCDDFAKKKFAEKGEVDVSYEIYGVGRFRANVFRQRGYIGMVFRHIHSKIPTLEELNLPAEALRRLALLPRGLILVTGTAGSGKSTTIAAMIDYINQTEERHIITIEDPIEFTFTDKKCVIEQREIGQDTDSFVSALKHAVRQSPDVLFIGEMRDLETMEAAIHAAETGHLVFSTLHSLNAMQTVDRIINFFPPHQHAFLQLQLSMLLQGVISQRLLPTKDGAARMPAVELMTSTPTIQELLLHGKTRELYKALKDGSYYGCMTFNQSLKSLLERDLITLEDALSAADSPDELKLELRGISKDAQRHFGGGGGGFGRR